The Rana temporaria chromosome 13, aRanTem1.1, whole genome shotgun sequence genome has a window encoding:
- the CCT3 gene encoding T-complex protein 1 subunit gamma, which produces MMGRPVLVLSQNVRRESGRKVQTGNINAAKTIADIIRTCLGPRAMMKMLLDPMGGIVMTNDGNAILREIQVQHPAAKSMIEISRTQDEEVGDGTTSVIILAGEMLSVAEQFLEQQMHPTIIISAYRKALDDMISTLKEISTPVDTNDRELMLKIINSAINTKAIKRWADMACNIALDAVKTVELEENGRKEIDIKKYAKVEKIPGGIIEDSQVLRGVMVNKDVTHPKMKRLIKNPRIVLLDCNLEYKKGESQTEIEITREEDFSRILQLEEEYIQQICEDIVRLKPDVVITEKGISDLAQHYLVKANITAIRRVRKTDNNRIARACGARIASRTDELREEDVGTGAGLFEIKKIGDEYFTFITECKDPKACTIVLRGASKEILAEVERNLQDAMQVCRNVMIDPYLVPGGGASEMAVAHILTEKSKVMTGVDQWPYRAVSHALEVIPRTLIQNCGASTIRVLTSLRAKHTQEGCQTWGVDGEAGVLADMTDLGIWEPLAVKLQIYKTAVETAILLLRIDDIVSGHKRKGDDHGRAPAPDNPQE; this is translated from the exons GTCAGAATGTAAGGAGGGAGTCCGGCAGGAAGGTCCAGACCGGGAACATCAATGCGGCCAAG ACCATCGCCGACATCATCCGCACCTGCCTGGGGCCCCGCGCCATGATGAAG ATGTTGTTGGATCCGATGGGCGGGATTGTAATGACCAACGACGGGAATGCCATCCTCCGAGAG ATCCAGGTGCAGCACCCGGCCGCCAAATCCATGATCGAGATCAGCCGTACCCAGGACGAGGAGGTGGGAGACGGGACCACATCTGTCATCATTCTGG CTGGAGAGATGCTTTCCGTGGCTGAGCAATTCCTGGAGCAGCAGATGCACCCGACTATTATTATCAGCGCTTACCGCAAGGCCCTGGATGACATGATCAGCACTCTGAAGGAGATCAG caccCCCGTGGACACCAACGACCGAGAACTGATGCTGAAGATCATCAACAGCGCCATCAACACCAAGGCCATCAAGCGCTGGGCGGACATGGCCTGCAACATCGCCCTGGACGCCGTCAAGACCGTAGAGCTGGAGGAGAACGGACGCAAGGAAATCGACATCAAGAAGTACGCCAAGGTGGAGAAG ATTCCAGGCGGCATCATCGAGGACTCTCAGGTTCTGCGCGGCGTCATGGTGAACAAAGACGTCACCCACCCCAAGATGAAGCGTCTGATCAAGAACCCGCGTATCGTCCTCCTGGACTGTAACCTGGAGTATAAGAAGGGAGAGAGCCAG ACGGAGATCGAGATCACCCGGGAGGAGGACTTCTCCCGAATCCTGCAGCTGGAGGAGGAGTACATCCAGCAGATCTGCGAGGACATCGTCAGACTGAAGCCGGATGTGGTCATCACCGAGAAGGGGATCTCCG ATCTCGCTCAGCATTACCTGGTGAAAGCGAACATCACTGCCATCCGCAGAGTCCGCAAGACCGACAACAACCGGATAGCCAG AGCCTGCGGAGCGCGCATCGCCAGCCGCACGGACGAGCTGCGGGAAGAGGACGTGGGGACTGGCGCCGGGCTTTTCGAGATCAAGAAGATCGGAGACGAGTACTTCACCTTCATCACAGAATGCAAGGACCCCAAGGCCTGCACCATCGTCCTGCGCGGGGCCAGCAAGGAGATCCTGGCT GAGGTGGAGAGGAACCTCCAGGACGCCATGCAGGTCTGCCGTAACGTAATGATCGACCCGTACCTGGTCCCAGGAGGCGGAGCATCAGAGATGGCCGTGGCACACATCCTCACCGAGAAGTCCAAGGTCATGACCGGGGTAGACCAGTGGCCGTACCGCGCCGTCTCCCATGCCCTGGAGGTCATTCCAAGGACGCTGATCCAGAATTGTGGAGCCAGCACCATCCGGGTGCTCACCTCTCTGAGG GCGAAGCACACCCAGGAGGGCTGTCAGACTTGGGGTGTGGATGGAGAGGCCGGCGTCTTGGCTGACATGACGGATttgggaatctgggagcccctggCAGTGAAACTGCAAATTTATAAAACTGCAGTAGAG ACCGCCATCTTACTTCTTCGCATCGACGACATCGTATCCGGACACAAGAGGAAGGGAGACGACCACGGCAGAGCACCGGCCCCAGACAATCCCCAGGAATGA